Proteins from a genomic interval of Treponema brennaborense DSM 12168:
- a CDS encoding NFACT RNA binding domain-containing protein → MSLNWKEIDAVLAELDLTGSFIQQIVQPGFDSIALYTYKAGTPKTVLVCLAGGACRIHETKRSVPKNDKPLRFMEFLKSRVKGARIASIGQLGSERIIKAVLTHAEQTFFLYIRLWSGAANIVLTDEYDVVLDSFYRRPARGEVTGGTFSPPAAAVPADAAAVPADTADTADAASKPPRTAARDDRAGRTVRETREIRTFAELENADGLSLNEKIDRWYGEHSESLSRSALLEQAAKFYRAKRSRMENALHRLEKKREEFLHAEKWKHYGDVILAYGHLIDGTSDYLECEDYENGGTLRIKINAAKRAQENAADYYAMYKKSVSGLEDLEYDIQKAKRELLDLDAAYETVCREANPIKMQQLLRKQTKPKQQIEKKRPGITYELDGWTIFAGRTAAENDELLRRHVKGQDMWLHARDYAGGYVFVKNRPGKSVPLEVLLCAANVAVYHSKARKAGKADLYYTQVKYLRRAKNAPKGTVLPAQEKNLFVELDKERLKRMEESIVR, encoded by the coding sequence ATGTCCCTCAATTGGAAAGAAATAGACGCCGTACTTGCCGAACTTGATCTTACCGGTTCCTTTATACAGCAAATCGTACAGCCCGGATTCGACAGCATCGCGCTTTACACGTACAAAGCCGGAACGCCGAAAACGGTGCTCGTCTGCCTGGCCGGCGGCGCGTGCCGCATCCACGAAACGAAACGTTCCGTACCCAAAAACGACAAACCGCTGCGTTTTATGGAATTCCTGAAATCACGGGTAAAAGGCGCGCGCATAGCGTCGATCGGGCAGCTCGGCTCGGAACGGATCATAAAAGCCGTTTTAACTCACGCCGAACAGACGTTTTTCCTGTACATCCGCTTGTGGAGCGGCGCGGCGAACATCGTGCTTACCGACGAGTACGACGTCGTCCTCGATTCGTTTTACCGCCGCCCCGCGCGCGGAGAAGTTACCGGCGGAACGTTCTCTCCGCCGGCAGCGGCTGTTCCAGCGGACGCAGCGGCTGTTCCAGCGGATACGGCAGATACGGCGGATGCGGCGAGCAAGCCGCCGCGCACCGCCGCCCGCGATGACCGTGCCGGCCGCACGGTCCGTGAAACACGCGAAATCAGAACGTTCGCGGAACTCGAAAACGCGGACGGTCTTTCCCTGAATGAAAAAATCGACCGCTGGTACGGCGAACATTCGGAAAGTCTTTCCCGCAGTGCGCTGCTGGAACAGGCCGCGAAATTCTACCGCGCCAAACGCAGCCGCATGGAAAACGCGCTGCATCGGCTTGAAAAAAAACGGGAAGAATTCCTGCACGCGGAAAAATGGAAACATTACGGAGACGTGATACTCGCGTACGGACATTTGATAGACGGAACGTCCGATTATCTTGAATGCGAAGATTACGAAAACGGCGGTACGCTCCGCATCAAAATAAACGCCGCCAAACGGGCGCAGGAAAACGCCGCCGATTATTACGCCATGTATAAAAAATCGGTGTCGGGACTTGAAGATCTCGAATACGATATACAAAAAGCAAAACGGGAACTGCTTGATTTGGACGCGGCCTACGAAACGGTCTGCAGGGAAGCGAATCCGATCAAAATGCAGCAGCTGCTGAGAAAACAAACCAAACCGAAACAGCAGATCGAAAAAAAACGTCCCGGAATCACGTACGAATTGGACGGCTGGACGATATTCGCGGGCCGCACCGCCGCGGAAAACGACGAACTGCTGCGCCGCCACGTAAAGGGACAGGATATGTGGCTGCACGCGCGCGATTACGCGGGCGGCTACGTATTCGTCAAAAACAGGCCTGGAAAATCGGTGCCGCTTGAAGTGCTGCTGTGTGCGGCGAACGTCGCCGTATACCATTCAAAGGCACGCAAAGCGGGAAAAGCCGATTTATATTACACGCAGGTAAAATATCTGCGCCGTGCGAAAAACGCACCGAAAGGCACGGTTCTGCCCGCTCAGGAAAAAAATCTGTTCGTTGAACTCGACAAAGAACGCCTGAAAAGAATGGAAGAAAGCATCGTCCGGTAA
- a CDS encoding glycogen-binding domain-containing protein yields the protein MKNIIISACLLGMFLVPLAAQDTYDIDILISGIDKVGAPRISGDYVIFTAENSARHVGIAFDFEKFRTIHSFQRLNTKDVDDKVISSLYFYILEVPPQLKSVSYRLVVDGLWTTDPGNPQKVFNQDAGITLSKVDIPREQLPATEVPLKGTVKFVYQGESGKRIRVGGSFTNWDSYIYELTETAPGLYELELPLPRGTYYYAYYEGISSFVDLSNPERAYTADGRTASVITVR from the coding sequence ATGAAGAATATTATCATATCAGCCTGTTTACTCGGTATGTTTTTGGTGCCGCTGGCTGCGCAGGACACGTACGATATCGATATACTCATTTCCGGCATAGACAAAGTCGGTGCGCCCCGCATAAGCGGAGATTACGTCATTTTTACTGCGGAAAATTCCGCCCGGCACGTCGGGATTGCGTTCGATTTTGAAAAGTTCAGAACCATTCATTCGTTCCAGCGCCTGAATACGAAGGACGTCGACGACAAGGTCATCAGTTCGCTGTATTTTTATATTCTTGAAGTTCCGCCGCAGCTTAAAAGCGTTTCGTACCGGCTCGTTGTAGACGGACTGTGGACGACGGATCCGGGAAATCCGCAGAAAGTGTTCAATCAGGACGCGGGAATCACGCTCTCGAAAGTCGATATTCCGCGCGAACAGCTTCCCGCAACGGAGGTACCGCTCAAAGGAACGGTAAAATTCGTCTATCAAGGCGAAAGCGGCAAGCGGATACGGGTGGGCGGTTCGTTCACCAATTGGGATTCCTACATTTACGAATTAACCGAGACGGCTCCCGGCTTGTACGAACTTGAACTGCCGCTGCCGCGCGGAACGTATTATTACGCGTACTACGAAGGTATTAGTTCGTTCGTCGATCTGTCGAATCCGGAACGCGCCTACACGGCCGACGGCAGGACGGCTTCCGTTATTACGGTACGCTGA
- the flcA gene encoding periplasmic flagellar collar protein FlcA, with translation MPGLNQLKKFSEDVLNLGNELSVRSERGEPPVTVPLPSDIPEDDDSEDFVLGLPENDAEGGGSDSDEASGAAEPADAELPDPLDSEIPSIPAGGAVDMSAFPELDSILNPVPEEPDLSEFTDAAAGFDSVPGAELPPDDVEELQELSDADISGSDEPFRAESEAAAPDFSFPDIPMDGLFDTPSDNSPAAGDFSAAGDFSADAAPGDSAPAGFSVADSDFDDFAESGPEISLSEDFPEPDVFDGAAGGSAANDGFLAAGTSAGGPDVSAGGTSADGGDAAFGGGFSAESDGGPSDFSMPEIPDFDLASFDGAADEASAFAGDAAFAGDALDSAADSGAGDDVSGDLLDGAEPGDPAGSSQFDIAADSVPDPFATPEVFDIPDDPFDGSAPVAENSGDDGFSADSDDDSFGDFDIPGFSDRTAGTAPLKAAPKLPGAESRREKNTLTDTEYKTFLQNLSSYPLNIRIALEEFIVNNEFTDAAVFEVVEKVLKKASARQIASHLEKLMDISLSVPRDFERRTFEQYEEYKKSVEYQLKNRIIPGILLCVLAGVVVFLLFLFGKFAVYNPLKAESLYRQGYALLESNEYPQSELKFNEAVSYQPKKKWFFTYARGYRTHRQYERARSLYKAVLMRFKQDKQAGLEYAQMELDDLRNFENAETIVRREVLDYHINDKDGLLLLGDIFLEWGDERDPAKYDEAFEIYTDLAQLYGQKDVYLSRLLRYFIRVDDLRNVLQLKNHFYPKKKSLGARDLTELSGYLLDKLYGELPASDEYLRSSIEDVRDLLERAVAAGSDIPESKYNLARYFIKTGNRSAAKLWMQEALDAFDAASARPRKRLNRHVNAYRLLGELYAEDKEYLTAEDLFRSGIRLYEKEHAAGLTGDANTGMLYADTADLDYFVSGDFDEALKNYLSAVQTQYDTPSVRYKIGYIQYSKKNYAEALGSFIKASEQNSSDPHVLIALGNVLSLRGNNFAAQGYYEKLLQLLDAERSRYGIMFPQVNTEHADIVDLYLKASNNLGVTQYRLAQQTGDSALNAQAMVNLTTSLRAWDALTRNQETMIRLGGTNLAERNVAYMSHPVPDYEPSIYTELPRVLTGEAFPE, from the coding sequence ATGCCCGGATTAAACCAGCTGAAAAAGTTCAGCGAAGACGTATTAAATTTAGGAAACGAACTCTCCGTACGCAGCGAGCGCGGCGAACCTCCGGTAACCGTACCGCTGCCGTCCGATATTCCAGAGGACGACGATTCTGAAGATTTCGTGCTGGGATTGCCGGAGAACGACGCGGAGGGCGGCGGTTCCGATTCGGACGAAGCTTCCGGTGCCGCAGAACCGGCGGACGCTGAGCTGCCGGATCCGCTCGATTCGGAAATTCCCTCCATACCGGCCGGCGGCGCCGTCGACATGTCCGCCTTTCCCGAACTCGACAGTATTCTGAATCCGGTGCCGGAAGAGCCCGATTTGTCGGAATTCACCGATGCGGCGGCCGGTTTCGATTCGGTTCCCGGTGCGGAGCTTCCGCCTGATGATGTTGAAGAATTGCAGGAACTTTCCGACGCCGATATTTCCGGTTCGGACGAACCGTTCCGGGCGGAAAGTGAAGCCGCCGCTCCCGATTTTTCTTTTCCCGACATCCCGATGGATGGCCTTTTTGATACGCCGTCCGATAATTCACCGGCCGCCGGCGACTTTTCGGCAGCCGGCGACTTTTCGGCGGACGCCGCTCCGGGCGACAGTGCACCGGCTGGTTTTTCCGTTGCGGATTCCGATTTTGATGATTTTGCGGAATCGGGTCCGGAGATTTCACTTTCGGAAGATTTTCCCGAGCCGGACGTCTTTGACGGTGCTGCCGGCGGTTCTGCAGCGAACGACGGTTTTTTAGCGGCCGGCACTTCTGCCGGCGGCCCCGATGTTTCGGCCGGCGGCACTTCTGCTGACGGCGGCGATGCTGCGTTCGGCGGCGGTTTCTCCGCTGAATCGGACGGCGGTCCGTCCGATTTTTCCATGCCGGAAATCCCCGATTTCGATCTTGCGTCTTTCGACGGAGCCGCCGACGAGGCCTCCGCATTTGCCGGAGACGCTGCTTTTGCCGGAGACGCTTTGGACAGCGCCGCCGATTCGGGTGCCGGCGACGACGTATCCGGCGATTTACTCGACGGCGCCGAGCCCGGCGATCCGGCCGGTTCCTCGCAGTTCGATATCGCCGCCGATTCCGTTCCCGACCCGTTCGCGACTCCCGAAGTGTTCGATATTCCCGACGATCCGTTCGACGGCAGCGCCCCGGTTGCGGAGAATTCCGGCGACGACGGTTTTTCCGCTGACTCCGACGACGATTCGTTCGGCGATTTTGATATTCCGGGCTTTTCCGATCGCACGGCCGGCACCGCTCCGCTAAAAGCCGCGCCGAAGCTGCCGGGCGCCGAATCCCGCAGGGAAAAAAACACGCTGACGGATACCGAATACAAAACCTTTCTGCAGAATCTGTCTTCGTATCCGCTCAATATCAGAATCGCGCTTGAAGAATTTATCGTAAACAATGAATTTACCGACGCCGCCGTTTTTGAAGTCGTTGAAAAGGTACTGAAAAAGGCGTCCGCCCGGCAGATTGCTTCCCATTTGGAAAAACTGATGGATATCAGTCTTTCGGTTCCGCGCGATTTTGAGCGGCGTACCTTCGAGCAGTACGAAGAATACAAAAAATCGGTGGAATATCAGCTCAAAAACCGCATTATTCCCGGTATTCTGCTGTGCGTGCTGGCCGGCGTCGTCGTGTTCCTGCTTTTCCTGTTCGGTAAATTCGCCGTATATAATCCGCTCAAGGCGGAAAGCCTGTATCGGCAGGGGTACGCGCTGCTTGAAAGCAACGAATATCCGCAGTCCGAGCTGAAATTCAACGAAGCGGTTTCATATCAGCCCAAGAAAAAATGGTTTTTCACGTACGCACGGGGCTACCGGACGCACCGTCAGTACGAGCGCGCCCGCTCCTTGTATAAAGCCGTTCTGATGCGGTTCAAGCAGGACAAGCAGGCCGGTTTGGAATACGCGCAGATGGAACTGGACGATCTGCGCAATTTTGAAAACGCCGAAACGATCGTCCGGCGCGAAGTGCTCGATTATCATATCAACGATAAGGACGGGCTGCTGCTGCTCGGCGATATTTTTCTCGAATGGGGCGACGAACGGGATCCGGCAAAGTACGACGAAGCGTTTGAGATTTATACGGATTTGGCGCAGCTGTACGGGCAGAAGGACGTATATTTGTCGCGGCTGCTGCGGTATTTTATCCGTGTCGACGATCTGCGCAACGTGCTTCAGCTGAAAAACCATTTTTATCCCAAGAAAAAATCGCTCGGCGCGCGGGATTTGACGGAATTGAGCGGTTATCTGCTCGATAAATTATACGGCGAACTGCCCGCAAGCGACGAATACCTGCGTTCGTCTATCGAAGACGTGCGTGATCTTTTGGAACGGGCCGTTGCCGCCGGTTCCGATATTCCCGAAAGCAAATACAATCTTGCCCGGTATTTCATTAAAACCGGCAATCGTTCCGCAGCGAAACTTTGGATGCAGGAGGCGCTCGACGCGTTCGACGCGGCTTCCGCCCGTCCCCGCAAGCGGCTGAACCGCCACGTTAACGCATACCGTCTGCTCGGCGAACTGTACGCGGAAGACAAGGAATACCTTACGGCGGAGGATCTGTTCAGATCGGGCATCCGACTGTATGAAAAAGAACACGCCGCCGGGCTTACCGGAGACGCGAACACCGGTATGCTGTATGCGGATACGGCCGATCTGGATTATTTCGTTTCCGGCGATTTTGACGAAGCGCTCAAAAACTATCTTTCCGCCGTGCAGACGCAGTACGACACGCCGTCGGTACGGTACAAAATAGGGTATATCCAGTATTCAAAGAAAAATTACGCGGAAGCGCTCGGCTCGTTTATTAAAGCTTCGGAGCAGAATTCCTCCGATCCGCACGTACTGATTGCGCTCGGCAACGTGCTGTCGCTGCGCGGAAACAATTTTGCGGCGCAGGGGTATTATGAAAAATTATTGCAGCTGCTGGATGCGGAACGCAGCCGTTACGGCATCATGTTTCCGCAGGTCAATACGGAACATGCGGACATCGTCGACTTGTATCTGAAAGCTTCAAACAATCTGGGCGTAACGCAATACCGGCTGGCGCAGCAGACCGGTGACAGCGCGCTGAACGCTCAGGCTATGGTAAATCTGACGACTTCGCTGCGCGCCTGGGACGCGCTGACGCGCAATCAGGAAACGATGATCCGGCTCGGCGGAACGAATCTTGCCGAACGGAACGTAGCGTATATGAGCCATCCGGTTCCCGATTACGAACCGTCTATTTATACCGAACTTCCCCGCGTGCTGACCGGGGAAGCGTTTCCGGAATGA
- a CDS encoding diacylglycerol/polyprenol kinase family protein encodes MEKRYMEQWFCYKEGVEWQKHMNELLKEVFRKSIHICTAFVPLLLHAAYLPVMVLLGCALIGYCIAEALRCRGITVPLVSAITAAAARKRDENRFVLGPATLAFGVLCAALLFEPAPAAVGIFALAFGDGLASLVGKFCGRIKIPGSAGKTVAGSLTCFTAIFCSTFAVTRRADAALGVALAGMLIEVLPLKDFDNVLIPVLLGALAQFYFHI; translated from the coding sequence ATGGAGAAGCGTTACATGGAGCAATGGTTTTGTTATAAAGAAGGCGTAGAATGGCAGAAGCATATGAACGAATTGCTGAAAGAAGTGTTCCGCAAGTCGATTCACATCTGCACTGCGTTCGTACCGCTTCTGCTTCACGCAGCGTATCTGCCGGTAATGGTTCTGCTCGGCTGCGCGCTGATCGGGTATTGCATTGCCGAGGCGCTGCGCTGCAGGGGTATTACCGTTCCGCTCGTATCCGCGATCACCGCCGCCGCCGCGCGTAAACGTGACGAAAACCGATTCGTGCTGGGACCCGCGACGCTTGCGTTCGGCGTATTGTGCGCGGCGCTGCTGTTTGAACCCGCTCCGGCGGCCGTCGGCATCTTTGCGCTGGCGTTCGGAGACGGGCTAGCCAGTTTAGTGGGAAAATTCTGCGGCCGGATTAAAATTCCCGGTTCCGCAGGCAAAACGGTAGCCGGCAGTTTGACGTGTTTTACGGCGATATTCTGCTCGACGTTTGCGGTTACCCGCCGGGCAGACGCTGCGCTCGGCGTCGCACTCGCCGGTATGCTCATAGAAGTGCTTCCGCTCAAGGATTTTGACAACGTGCTGATTCCTGTCCTGCTCGGCGCGCTGGCTCAGTTTTACTTCCACATATAA